The genomic stretch acccggtcagggcgccttttactaccgaatgtccattggtcagccgatcggccttatccatttcttccaagtccggtcggctcacccttctccggcgggctacttggccatttgacctccacgtggcgttgacccctcgttagggggtcccgggctcttaccaccggatcacgtacCATAACTGAAAACAATTCAATCACATTCTTCATCTCAAAAAATGAGTGCTAGATATGAAGGTACATCAAATTTATCATACTCAAGCTCTGAAGATGATGATATATTTGAAGCACACAGAAGGCTTATCACTCAAGCGATCTACCGAAACAATCAGGTCATTTTTGAAACATCTAAGtgaagaaagcaacaaaggcAAACATCAAGGATCTATTCCTGGTCACATAGTGATCAATCGTAATAGAGAAACTGCTGATCGTAATCTATTCAATGATTACTTTGCCGAAAATCCTACATATAATGCTGCAATGTTTCGAAGAAGATTCCGGATGGGAAGAAATTTATTTATGCGTATTTTTAACGAGGTTAGTAATCATGATAATTATTTTGTGCAGAAAAGAGACGGAGTTGGAAAACTTGGTTTGTCAGGTTTACAAAAAATGACAGCTGCATTTCGAATATTAGCATATGGTGTACCGGCAGACGCTACTGATGAGTACATCAAAATAGGAGAATCAACTGTCATAGAAAGTGTGAAAAGATTTTGTCGTGCTGTTGTTGAAGTATTTGGAGGACAATACCTGCGATCACCCAATGCTAATGATGTTGCTAGACTTCTTCATATTAGTGAGCAGCGTGGTTTTCCTGGTATGTTGGGTAGTCTAGATTGCATGCATTGGAGGTGGAAAAATTGCCCAACAGCATGGGTTGGGCAATATTCTGGTCGTAGTGGAAAGCCAACAATTATTCTAGAAGTTGTAGCTGATTATGATCTTTGGATATGACATGCATATTTCGATTTTCTTGGATCTAACAATGACATTAATGTTTTGGAGTCTTCTCATCTTTTTTCTAACCTTGCTCAAGGTATTGCTCCCCCTGCTCGTTATGTCATTCAAGGAAAAGAGTACAACATGGGTTACTATTTAGCTGATGGTATATACCCAAAATGGTCTACACTTGTTCAAACAATTCAAGATCCACGCGGTACAAAGAATAAGTTGTTTGCAATAAAACAAGAGGCATGTAGAAAAGATGTTGAGCGAGCATTTGGAGTGCTTCAATCACGCTTTGCAATTGTTGTAGGACCTTCACATTTTTGGCAGAAAAATATTTTGCATGATATAATGACTTCATGTATTATTATGCATAATATGATAATTGAAGATGAGCGCGATATGAATACCTCAATTGTTGATCAAGGTGAAGTCTCGTCGGCTGCAGCTGTTGATACAGCAGTAGATGACAATATCCGATTTCAAGAGTTTCTTGCTAGATATGaaggaatcaaaaataaaaatgctcacttTGTCTTTAGAAATGCATTAATTGAGCATTTGTGGGaacaatttggtaattctgataaTTAAGGTTCATAATGATGTATTGTTAATGAAGTGTTATTTGTATTATTAATGAAGTGTTATTTGTTttgtgaaaatatttaaaaaaaatattatctaaatTGTTTATGATTGTGTAATatctttaaatattaaatattagcatgtttattaaattatttctaacaaaattacaaaatactaattttaattttcttgtaactaaaaacataatatcataaaaattAGTTATCATgtacaataaattttttaattttaataataattattatcgtaataaaaatatttaacaaattaatataCATGTTgataataaattataagatggGAAAAAGGAATATTctaaaaaatattccttttagtaTAGGAAATAGTGTGCATTAGTTGGAGTTGGAAAAATTTGTGGTGCTCAAATGATACCAAATTGATGTTGAAAAAGTACTAAAATAGATTTTATGATTGGAGATGGTCTTAGTGCAATAATGTGAGGAGTgcctatttgttttttttttaaaaaaaatgtggcGTTCTTTTATGATTTGTAAAATCATTTTGTTTTCAACTTCGGATCCAAAACAATTCGGATCGGGTTTTGTATGGATCCATTATCTTCCCGGTCGTCACCGCTCTGGTCCACTCACCGGCCGACTTCGGCCTAACTATTCGACCGGCCTTCCACAACAAATCTCACGCCTTTGCTTCATCGCCTCTTGTCCGATGTCTCTTCTCCTCCCCAATTCTCGTCCCGAGATCGTCTTCGCCGGGAGCGCCCGAGGCCCGATCCTGTTCGAGCTCGGCGAGATCTCTTGGCTGTAATGCCGGATCGCTCGGATTCTGACTCCTCCCCCAAGTCGCCCAACGGCTCGCAGGCGAGCTCCAGCGGGGAGGAGGTGAGGCCGCTCCCTGATCCGGGATCGCCCAGCAACGCCCAGCAGTCCTCCGACGAGGGCGGCAGCAGCGACGGGGTGCTTGTGGATCTCCCCGGACAAACGGATCAGGTACTCTCTTTGGATCTTccgttttttgttttttgttttccaCCCTCTTTCCGTTAAGGTGGTACCTTTGAGCGATTGGGATCGGTTGTATTGCTCGGATGGATGCTAACGGGGTCGTGACGCAGGATTCCAGGAGCATGCGAGGGGATCCCGACACTGGCATCCTGGTAAATATAGATGGATCGATGCAGGAGTCCGTCGATGAATCCGGGAGGGAGGAGACGTTTGAAGATGCGTCGGATATTCTTAGCAGGACGGAGTCTTCCCGGAGCCTTGCGCTGGAGGATTCTATGGCTGTGATCGAATTCGGGGAGCGTTCTGATAGTAGATTGGGGGGCGATGAGCTTGCTAGGGTTCAGGCTCGGCTAGAGGAAACCATTGCTGAATGCCAGAAATGTAAGgtatggtttttttttttctgcCCGCGTGATTTAGTTGAACTTAGTTGAATTCGTACCAAGATGAAACTGAAAGCTATTTTTTTGGCTCAGGAAGAAAGAGAAATTTTTGGCAAGGGGATTGTTAGCCTTCGGCAAAGTCTTCAGGACATCCTTGACCAGCATTCTTTACTTGGCATTGGGAAGAATAATGACTCCATCAGTCTCCCTCGTCTAGAAGCAATTGAAAGCAACGATAGAGCATTGTCATCTCCCACACCTTTGCACTCTATGTTTGATGATTGTTCCAAATTGTTAACTGACTTGAAAGTCATTCTAACCGAGAGAATGGACTCTGATAGTAAAATACTAGAGCTTCATGGTGCTCTGGATGCAAAAGACCAAGAAATCGAGGAACTCAATGCCAGAGTTTCAGAATCTTCTATTTCTCATGATGTCATTATTTCTTTTTTGGATGCATTCAAGGAAACACAGTTAAGGACTGCCGAAGAGTCGATTAACCTGGTCACCAAAAGGTTGCTTGATTCCCTAGAAACAGTAGTTGGCCAACATGCATCTGCTGAAGATTCTCCGAATGATGGTCTCCCTCTTGTTGAGAAAAAAACACTTCTTCTGATAGAAAAACATTCTAAGATCATATCAGAGATCCATCTACTGAAGCAATCCTTAGAAGAATGCAACCCTGCATTTGCAGCTATACAAGATGATGATTTGGGTAAGGTTTTCAGTTTTGCGCGTGAGAAGTTGTTTGAAAGCAACAGAAATGAAGCTAATGTACTGGATAGCATTAAAAAATTTGAGGAAGAGAATAAGAAACTTCTTGAACAGGttgagaaaataaaagagaatttgGAGAAAGCTCAATTGGAGACGAACAAAACTAAGGCAGAACTTGAACAGGCAGAAAACAAGTACATGACAatcaaagaaaagctaagtatGGCAGTGTCAAAGGGGAAATCGCTTGTCCAACATCGTGATGCATTGAAGCAATCCTTGGCAGAAAAGACAAGTGAGCTAGAAAAATGTATGGAGGAGTTGCAGCAGAGGTCTGAGGCCTTGCATACTACTGAAGCTAGTCTTGACGAGCTGAAGCAGTTATTGAACCAAAACACAAATGAGCTTGAGACGTGTTTAGAAAAGTTGCAAATTAAAACTATTGAACTAGAAAATGCAAAGCTAAGCATTGAGGATTTGAATGCAAACTGCATCATGGTAAATTCTTTTCATGAGTCCCTTTCACAAAGGAGTAAGTGTCTTCTGGACATTGAAGAAATTACGTCACTTGCACATCCTCCACAGGAAGTTCTCTCCTTGGAGATTGTTGATAGGGTAAGGTGGTTCATTAACCAAAAGGCTGCTGCAGATGCCATTGTCTTGGAAAATAGGAAAATTAGGGATGCTGTATCTTCCATTGAACTACCAGAAATTGTTTCATCTAGAGAACTGGATTATCAAATTGATTGGTTCGTGAAAGAATTCAACCATGCAAAAGATGATAATGGTAAGTTGCAAAATGAAATTAGTTCTGCCCAGATAGCCATGGCATCACAACAATCAGAAATGTCAGAAGCACATAAGGGAATTGATAGCCTCGAGATGTATCTTTTGGAAGAAAAGCTAGCAAAAGAGGTTCTTCATAATGAACTCAAAGAACTACAGTGCCAATATGATGACATGGTTCAGAGATTGTCATCTCTTTCATCTGATAAAGATCAATTGCTCAAAGCATTATTAGAATTATCTGAAAATACATTAGATTGCCAACTTCCTGTTGATATAAGTCCAACAGTAGATAGATGTGTGATTAAGATCAGTGAAAAAATGGCGTCATCTCTCACAAGAATTGAACAAATTGAAAGGATGCAATGCATACTGTATATAACAGATCAGGATTTGAAATTATATGAGCAGATTCTTGATGATGATTTGCTCGAAAGATCTGCCACTACAAGGCTATCAGATGAGCTGACAAAGTTGTCAAATGAGGCAGTTGTATTGAAAAATGATAAAGAGTCGgtgcagaaagaactagagcgaGTTGAAGAAAAAAATTCTCTGCTAAGAGAAAAACTATCCATGGCTgtgaagaaagggaagggtttaGTGCAAGAACGTGAAGGGTTCAAAACTGCCTTAGATGACAAAACATTTGAAATTGAGAAACTAAAACGTGAACTACAGCTAAAAGATGGAACTATTAATGAGTACCAAGAGCAGATCaacaatttgtcaattaacatTCAGCATATTGAGAAACTTGAGGCAACTATTGTTTCACTGAAAAATGAAAGAGACCAGAGCCAACAGAGCTTGCATGAGAGTAGCACCAAATTAGATAACTTAATTAGTTGTGTAGAGAAAATTGCTGTTCCTACAGTTAATGTCTTTGAAGGGCCTTTGGAAAAGGTAAACTGGATTGCTGAGTACATTCAA from Zingiber officinale cultivar Zhangliang chromosome 5B, Zo_v1.1, whole genome shotgun sequence encodes the following:
- the LOC121986940 gene encoding uncharacterized protein LOC121986940, whose product is MMIYLKHTEGLSLKRSTETIRSFLKHLSEESNKGKHQGSIPGHIVINRNRETADRNLFNDYFAENPTYNAAMFRRRFRMGRNLFMRIFNEVSNHDNYFVQKRDGVGKLGLSGLQKMTAAFRILAYGVPADATDEYIKIGESTVIESVKRFCRAVVEVFGGQYLRSPNANDVARLLHISEQRGFPGIAPPARYVIQGKEYNMGYYLADGIYPKWSTLVQTIQDPRGTKNKLFAIKQEACRKDVERAFGVLQSRFAIVVGPSHFWQKNILHDIMTSCIIMHNMIIEDERDMNTSIVDQGEVSSAAAVDTAVDDNIRFQEFLARYEGIKNKNAHFVFRNALIEHLWEQFGNSDN
- the LOC121985437 gene encoding putative leucine-rich repeat-containing protein DDB_G0290503, with amino-acid sequence MPDRSDSDSSPKSPNGSQASSSGEEVRPLPDPGSPSNAQQSSDEGGSSDGVLVDLPGQTDQDSRSMRGDPDTGILVNIDGSMQESVDESGREETFEDASDILSRTESSRSLALEDSMAVIEFGERSDSRLGGDELARVQARLEETIAECQKCKEEREIFGKGIVSLRQSLQDILDQHSLLGIGKNNDSISLPRLEAIESNDRALSSPTPLHSMFDDCSKLLTDLKVILTERMDSDSKILELHGALDAKDQEIEELNARVSESSISHDVIISFLDAFKETQLRTAEESINLVTKRLLDSLETVVGQHASAEDSPNDGLPLVEKKTLLLIEKHSKIISEIHLLKQSLEECNPAFAAIQDDDLGKVFSFAREKLFESNRNEANVLDSIKKFEEENKKLLEQVEKIKENLEKAQLETNKTKAELEQAENKYMTIKEKLSMAVSKGKSLVQHRDALKQSLAEKTSELEKCMEELQQRSEALHTTEASLDELKQLLNQNTNELETCLEKLQIKTIELENAKLSIEDLNANCIMVNSFHESLSQRSKCLLDIEEITSLAHPPQEVLSLEIVDRVRWFINQKAAADAIVLENRKIRDAVSSIELPEIVSSRELDYQIDWFVKEFNHAKDDNGKLQNEISSAQIAMASQQSEMSEAHKGIDSLEMYLLEEKLAKEVLHNELKELQCQYDDMVQRLSSLSSDKDQLLKALLELSENTLDCQLPVDISPTVDRCVIKISEKMASSLTRIEQIERMQCILYITDQDLKLYEQILDDDLLERSATTRLSDELTKLSNEAVVLKNDKESVQKELERVEEKNSLLREKLSMAVKKGKGLVQEREGFKTALDDKTFEIEKLKRELQLKDGTINEYQEQINNLSINIQHIEKLEATIVSLKNERDQSQQSLHESSTKLDNLISCVEKIAVPTVNVFEGPLEKVNWIAEYIQQSKVAKSHALEELEKLQEEASLQARRLSSATETIKALEEEKSETDNYISLIFEEKNAIQLGKVSVEQELKKLKEEVDFSVSKLSEAYASIKLLEDELAKAQKDITQLQTDRNNLEFKSDREIFELNAELAECREKLLESHGSMEKYSAEMNSQLGHLIMFIKDKSLLSIIAEESSKSTDGFRKMNSMMQNMHNHFASKQTHVLLDLKDEPAFEEIPLPETDDFTTNWNVQFEEKSAIDSEDVPDITKIVAWSHARAELLENYFSTFFEGLEKHIASILRGLQVTRNEFVHLLELSETMKSKTHKLEAHNEAQANKLVSLQKGITTLFSACNDATRELAELSDSRDSSGNTVSDSHKESFSGGTEEDAEFYPNVSDNLLFSVNRIKNHFQQLLNVENIWLTSVENMKNKLNEAELISKTSVEERMICEERVSILERDLEALTELCDDLKTKIDNYQAKEDLLRDKELLTTKHALDRGMNTQLLSESQISVLMDKVNKLEIPYIESGTLNAGVHFSDSAEKLFFIVDEVNAMQQKMEILKHEKEDMHLVLGSHVHEIEHLKKTIEENNTYFQELELKKNDLLEMNEDLERIIKKLGGYDALHDQKSLSSKLLLTMLDRLIISSMLESEKLKSRAQEFEANLQAKDDLVHELSDKVKTLEDSIHALSLLLESTKESTIFEATPSKGGSEISEIEDVGLLGKNSILPVSTAAQLRTMRKGSDDHLVLNIDSGFAQSVVAAETDAKGHVFKSLNTSGLIPKQGKLIADRLDSIWVSGEQLLMRRPGARLGLIAYWFLMHLWLLGAIL